One window of the Eucalyptus grandis isolate ANBG69807.140 chromosome 6, ASM1654582v1, whole genome shotgun sequence genome contains the following:
- the LOC108954044 gene encoding probable gamma-glutamyl hydrolase 3, with the protein MLKLNKVNGVLFTGGWAKTGLCYETVKAICRKVLVKNDAADHFPSYAICLGFELLTMIISKDKSILEEFNAADQADQASTLQFMRNTNVEGTVFQSKQDICMFLIGFLYSMRISIWIYNLVYDADYVAVESKYCWREKCGLHQIITDDCPGIPKVVIGIEDAWLPCIRCLLLDIVMHNHL; encoded by the exons ATGCTGAAGCTCAACAAGGTCAATGGAGTGCTCTTTACTGGAGGGTGGGCTAAAACCGGATTGTGTTATGAGACTGTGAAGGCAATTTGCAGG AAAGTTTTGGTGAAGAATGATGCTGCTGACCACTTCCCATCTTATGCCATCTGCTTGGGCTTTGAACTATTGACAATGATAATCAGCAAG GACAAAAGCATTCTCGAGGAATTTAATGCTGCAGATCAAGCAGATCAAGCATCCACTCTACAATTTATGAGAAACACAAATGTTGAAGGAACGGTATTTCAAAG CAAGCAGGATATCTGTATGTTTCTGATTGGCTTCTTATACTCTATGAGAATATCAATTTGGATTTATAATTTAGTATATGATGCTGATTATGTAGCCGTGGAATCAAAATATTGCTGGAGAGAGAAATGTGGATTACATCAAATTATTACGGATGATTGTCCTGGTATACCAAAAGTGGTCATTGGAATAGAAGATGCGTGGTTACCTTGTATAAGGTGTCTGTTGCTTGATATAGTCATGCATAATCACCTATAG